In Thermoplasmata archaeon, the following proteins share a genomic window:
- the thsB gene encoding thermosome subunit beta — protein sequence MMGQQVPVLLLKEGTRTEKGRAALMNNIMAARAVADAVRTTLGPRGMDKMLVDSMGDVVITNDGVTILKEVDIEHPAAKMMVEVAKAQDQEVGDGTTTAVVLAGELLKRAEELISLNLHPTLITTGFRMAADRAVELLQEAAEPIKPDDRETLKKLATTSISSKGASHSKEMLAGLAVDAVAAIVEEREGRRVADIENIQVVKKHGGSIDDTELVRGIIIDKEAVHPAMPKVVEGARIALLDCALEIKKTEVEAKIEIRDPSKMNAFLAEEERRLKEMAEKIKATGANVVLCQKGIDDLVQYYLAKAKIYAARRLKRSDMEKLARATGARIVSRLDELSPDDLGRAGLVEERKVGDEKMTFVTECEGAKSVSILIRGGTEHVVDEMERSLHDALSVVSAAVEDGRICTGGGSTAMELSLKLRDYAATVGGREQLAVQAFAEALEVVPRALAENAGLDPINTLIDLRKAHKEGQRHAGVNVFTGKIVDMKAESVLEPLRLGRQAILSATEAATMILRIDNVIAAKREIPGAPGKKGKGLEEGGEGGAGED from the coding sequence CCGGACCACGCTGGGCCCGAGGGGGATGGACAAGATGCTCGTCGACTCGATGGGCGACGTCGTCATAACCAACGACGGCGTGACCATCCTGAAGGAGGTGGACATCGAGCACCCCGCGGCCAAGATGATGGTCGAGGTCGCGAAGGCCCAGGACCAGGAGGTCGGGGACGGGACGACGACCGCGGTGGTTCTCGCGGGCGAGCTGCTGAAGAGGGCGGAGGAGCTGATATCGCTCAACCTCCACCCCACTCTCATAACCACCGGCTTCAGGATGGCCGCGGACAGGGCCGTCGAGCTGCTTCAGGAGGCGGCCGAGCCGATAAAGCCCGACGACAGGGAGACCCTCAAAAAGCTCGCGACAACCTCGATATCCAGTAAGGGGGCCTCGCACTCGAAGGAGATGCTGGCGGGGCTCGCGGTGGACGCGGTGGCGGCGATAGTCGAGGAGAGGGAGGGCAGGAGGGTCGCCGACATCGAGAACATTCAGGTCGTGAAGAAGCACGGGGGCTCCATAGACGACACCGAGCTCGTGCGCGGCATAATCATAGACAAGGAGGCCGTGCACCCGGCGATGCCGAAGGTCGTCGAGGGGGCGAGAATCGCCCTGCTCGACTGCGCCCTCGAGATCAAGAAGACCGAGGTCGAGGCGAAGATCGAGATTCGGGACCCGTCGAAGATGAACGCCTTCCTGGCGGAGGAGGAGAGGCGGCTGAAGGAGATGGCCGAGAAGATAAAGGCCACGGGCGCGAACGTCGTGCTCTGCCAGAAGGGCATAGACGACCTCGTGCAGTACTATCTGGCGAAGGCCAAGATATACGCCGCCAGAAGGCTCAAGAGGTCCGACATGGAGAAGCTGGCGAGGGCCACGGGCGCCAGAATCGTCTCGAGGCTCGACGAGCTGAGCCCCGACGACCTCGGGAGGGCCGGCCTCGTCGAGGAGAGGAAGGTCGGGGACGAGAAGATGACCTTCGTGACGGAGTGCGAGGGGGCGAAATCCGTGTCCATCCTGATTCGCGGGGGCACGGAGCACGTCGTGGACGAGATGGAGCGCTCCCTGCACGACGCGCTCAGCGTGGTCTCGGCGGCCGTGGAGGACGGGAGGATATGCACCGGCGGGGGCTCGACCGCGATGGAGCTCTCGCTGAAGCTCAGGGACTACGCTGCGACGGTCGGGGGCAGGGAGCAGCTCGCGGTGCAGGCCTTCGCAGAGGCCCTCGAGGTCGTCCCGAGGGCGCTGGCGGAGAACGCTGGTCTGGACCCGATCAACACCCTGATCGACCTGAGGAAGGCGCACAAGGAGGGCCAGAGGCACGCCGGCGTCAACGTGTTCACGGGCAAAATCGTGGACATGAAGGCCGAGAGCGTGCTCGAGCCCCTCAGGCTCGGGAGGCAGGCGATTCTCTCCGCGACCGAGGCCGCAACGATGATATTGAGGATAGACAATGTCATCGCGGCCAAGCGCGAGATCCCCGGGGCGCCCGGGAAGAAGGGCAAGGGCCTCGAGGAGGGCGGGGAGGGGGGCGCGGGCGAGGACTGA
- a CDS encoding DUF2284 domain-containing protein, translated as MPVAKIRLEVPEEELLEQLERYRREAIRLGATDARVVPASRIVVDERVALKCRVPVCFGYGTSANCPPHTLRPEETRALVAMYRHAIVLKLDIPPEVIVRDRETVMQRVEAYKKIFDIVSAIESMAFYDGHYLAVGFAAGSCRSTFCHRAECAVLRGERCRNELRARPSMEAVGIDAYRIATELGWDIYPIGSSCKKEDVPRGTLMGVVMVR; from the coding sequence ATGCCCGTTGCGAAAATCAGGCTGGAGGTCCCGGAGGAGGAGCTTCTGGAGCAGCTCGAGCGCTACAGGCGGGAGGCGATTCGGCTCGGCGCGACCGACGCGAGGGTCGTGCCGGCGTCGAGAATCGTCGTGGACGAGAGGGTCGCGCTGAAGTGCAGGGTTCCGGTGTGCTTCGGCTACGGAACGTCGGCGAACTGCCCCCCGCACACCCTGAGGCCCGAGGAGACTAGGGCGCTCGTGGCGATGTACAGGCATGCGATAGTGCTGAAGCTCGATATCCCGCCGGAGGTCATCGTGCGGGACAGGGAGACCGTGATGCAGCGCGTCGAGGCCTATAAAAAAATCTTCGACATCGTGAGCGCGATAGAGTCGATGGCCTTCTACGACGGCCACTATCTGGCGGTCGGCTTCGCCGCCGGCTCCTGCAGGAGCACCTTCTGCCACAGGGCCGAGTGTGCGGTCCTGAGGGGGGAGAGGTGCAGGAACGAGCTCCGCGCCCGGCCCTCAATGGAGGCGGTCGGAATCGACGCCTACAGAATCGCGACCGAGCTGGGCTGGGACATCTACCCCATCGGCTCGTCGTGCAAGAAGGAGGACGTCCCGCGCGGGACGCTGATGGGGGTTGTGATGGTCAGGTGA
- a CDS encoding Ig-like domain-containing protein, with protein MHRSEFMRARELFIVVSLFLSGAAPTGAGPGEPLSGELGRAEEDSLVWLNPIPTGSTLNAVAWREGESRALIAGQGGTALLLSVAQPPSFSALSTGTDEDLHAIAAHPSRPMYLLAGASGTLLLFDGSSFASLETGTSVALRAAAWSPDGSFAVIVGDRGTLLVYDTISVRRVESGTGADLRAVAWGRDFALITGAGGFACKFNGSTCAPLSTGVTQSLNAVAFRPDGSYAVVAGGGGAVLGFDGSGFSVLGTAPQKTFYTAAWKRDGTAALIAGLDGATYGASAYLLDSSGLHALECNLTFALRGVVWEPGVDIALLVGSRGLVAEYTGVEFVEIPSTMRSDFSDAAWRPDGSCALIVGSSGRVLRLDGSGLRQLQSPVSAELAAVAWHPGGGYALICGRDGTVLRYNHSSSVIELLETGLGLTVNYTGVSWKPDGSYALLVGDFGKLVAYDGRDFVLKQVGGVNYLDVAWKPDGAYALIGGVSGTLARYEERHLPPPLDFCVTKLTGAGTPATAFFSISWRGGPSPEAMVAGTQGVVARVNDTAVQQLPSDTTDTLYSIDWMPGSGYALAGGVYGKLLLFVSYGFIHPRSGTDISFLDVSFAPDGSHALLVGQSGAVARYTIARRTVPKAVISSPKAHSVFEPGASVYFDGANSTPSFGETLRFEWVSNISGAVGSGPRLRAVLQPGRHLVTLFANDTKGRSGSASVPITVLAPNRAPVPIIDSPADGSLHNDTDEILFDGSRSHDPDGDPLMFYWVSSRDGFLGAEPAFYARLSVGEHRVTLWLSDGPDYNVSATVNITIVPFNRPPVARITQPQNGSTFTTRESVRFDASSSYDEDGDELSFYWVSSLSGHLSSSARFSRSLAEGSHRITVWVDDSRGGNASASVEITVVRANEPPGVSIDFPAEGSVLRGEVEFSGTARDPEGAAVSVQVRLDEGEWQEASVAQGSTAAGVVWSHTVSTRALRNGPHILEARASDGEVFSETASLNFTVHNPEWGFSVSVDFPLNATTVRGRITIAGTASRLGSSIQLVELRIDDGPWRPATGTASWEYIWDTTSLKNGWHRITVRAFDGTDHSPELTLFLKVENPGAEPGRGELTTAVVVGIVAAGLAAGGFVALRSRRKEEKIGERWTTRGEEE; from the coding sequence ATGCACAGGAGTGAATTCATGAGGGCCCGGGAGCTATTCATTGTTGTCTCGCTCTTCCTCTCCGGAGCCGCCCCGACGGGAGCCGGTCCCGGAGAGCCCCTCTCCGGCGAGTTGGGCAGGGCGGAGGAGGACAGCCTAGTCTGGCTTAACCCCATCCCGACCGGCAGCACCCTCAACGCGGTCGCCTGGAGAGAGGGCGAGAGCAGGGCGCTGATCGCAGGTCAGGGGGGGACTGCACTCCTCCTCAGCGTCGCCCAGCCTCCATCGTTCAGCGCGCTCTCGACGGGGACGGACGAGGACCTTCACGCGATTGCGGCCCACCCCTCCCGGCCAATGTACCTTCTCGCGGGCGCGTCCGGGACCCTTCTCCTCTTCGACGGCTCGTCGTTCGCGAGTCTGGAGACGGGGACCTCCGTGGCCCTGAGGGCAGCGGCGTGGAGCCCCGATGGGAGCTTTGCCGTGATAGTCGGCGACCGCGGGACCCTCCTCGTCTACGACACGATTTCCGTTAGACGTGTTGAGAGCGGCACGGGCGCTGATCTCAGGGCGGTCGCGTGGGGCCGCGACTTTGCCCTGATAACGGGCGCGGGCGGCTTCGCCTGCAAATTCAACGGAAGCACCTGCGCACCCCTGAGCACCGGCGTCACCCAGAGCCTTAACGCTGTCGCGTTCAGACCCGACGGCTCCTACGCGGTCGTCGCGGGTGGGGGGGGCGCGGTGCTGGGCTTCGACGGCTCGGGCTTCTCGGTGCTCGGCACCGCACCTCAAAAGACATTTTACACGGCCGCCTGGAAGCGCGACGGCACGGCGGCTCTCATCGCAGGGCTGGACGGCGCAACCTACGGCGCCTCGGCCTACCTTCTCGACTCATCTGGGCTCCATGCCCTTGAGTGCAACCTGACTTTCGCTTTGAGGGGCGTGGTCTGGGAGCCGGGAGTGGACATCGCCCTCCTCGTCGGCTCGAGAGGCCTTGTGGCCGAGTACACGGGCGTGGAGTTCGTCGAGATTCCCTCGACCATGAGGTCCGACTTCAGCGACGCCGCTTGGAGGCCCGACGGGAGCTGCGCTCTCATTGTGGGCTCATCGGGGCGAGTGCTCAGGCTCGACGGAAGCGGACTACGGCAGCTCCAGAGCCCGGTCTCGGCCGAGCTAGCCGCCGTGGCCTGGCACCCAGGGGGGGGCTACGCCCTGATATGCGGCAGGGACGGCACCGTGCTCAGGTACAACCACTCCTCTTCCGTCATCGAGCTTCTGGAAACGGGCCTCGGGCTCACGGTCAACTACACGGGCGTGAGCTGGAAGCCCGACGGCTCGTATGCACTCCTCGTCGGAGACTTCGGGAAGCTCGTCGCCTACGACGGACGTGACTTTGTCCTGAAGCAGGTCGGCGGCGTAAACTATCTCGACGTCGCCTGGAAGCCTGACGGCGCCTACGCGCTCATCGGCGGCGTCAGCGGCACGCTCGCCAGATACGAGGAGCGCCACCTCCCCCCACCGCTCGACTTCTGCGTCACGAAGCTCACGGGCGCGGGCACGCCCGCCACGGCCTTCTTCTCGATATCCTGGCGCGGTGGCCCCTCCCCTGAGGCGATGGTCGCTGGCACGCAGGGTGTCGTGGCGAGGGTCAACGACACCGCCGTCCAGCAATTGCCCTCGGACACAACGGACACTCTCTACAGCATCGACTGGATGCCCGGAAGCGGATACGCGCTCGCCGGAGGCGTATACGGAAAGCTCCTGCTCTTCGTCAGCTACGGGTTCATCCACCCGCGCTCCGGGACCGACATTTCCTTCCTCGACGTCTCCTTCGCGCCGGACGGTTCCCACGCCCTCCTCGTGGGCCAGTCAGGTGCTGTGGCCAGGTACACCATCGCGCGCAGGACGGTGCCGAAGGCCGTCATATCCTCCCCGAAGGCGCACAGCGTCTTCGAGCCCGGCGCCTCCGTATATTTCGACGGCGCCAACAGCACACCCTCCTTCGGCGAGACCCTGCGCTTCGAGTGGGTCTCCAATATTTCGGGCGCGGTGGGCTCCGGCCCGAGGCTGAGGGCGGTGCTCCAGCCCGGCAGGCACCTCGTCACCCTCTTCGCGAATGACACGAAGGGGCGCTCCGGGAGCGCCTCGGTGCCGATAACGGTGTTAGCGCCCAACCGGGCGCCTGTCCCCATCATCGACTCCCCCGCCGATGGGTCGCTCCACAACGACACCGATGAGATTCTCTTCGACGGCTCGAGGAGCCACGACCCCGACGGCGACCCGCTGATGTTCTACTGGGTCTCGAGCAGGGACGGATTCCTCGGCGCGGAGCCCGCCTTCTACGCTAGGCTCAGCGTCGGGGAGCACCGGGTGACCCTGTGGCTGAGCGACGGCCCCGACTACAATGTATCCGCGACCGTCAATATCACAATCGTGCCCTTCAACAGACCCCCGGTGGCGCGCATCACCCAGCCCCAGAACGGCTCCACATTCACCACACGAGAGAGCGTGCGCTTCGACGCCTCCTCGAGCTACGACGAGGACGGTGACGAGCTATCATTCTATTGGGTCTCGAGCCTGAGCGGCCACCTCAGCTCCTCGGCGCGCTTCAGCCGCTCCCTAGCCGAGGGGAGCCACCGAATCACCGTCTGGGTGGACGACTCCAGGGGCGGGAACGCCTCGGCCTCCGTGGAAATCACCGTCGTCAGGGCGAACGAGCCCCCGGGCGTAAGCATTGACTTCCCGGCGGAGGGCAGTGTCCTGAGGGGCGAGGTGGAGTTTTCAGGGACGGCAAGGGACCCCGAAGGCGCGGCGGTCTCTGTCCAGGTCAGGCTCGACGAGGGCGAGTGGCAGGAGGCTTCCGTCGCGCAGGGGTCGACGGCCGCGGGCGTGGTTTGGAGCCACACGGTGAGCACAAGAGCGCTCCGCAACGGCCCTCACATTCTCGAGGCCCGCGCCTCGGACGGGGAGGTCTTTTCGGAAACCGCATCGCTAAACTTCACCGTCCACAACCCGGAATGGGGATTCTCGGTGTCGGTGGACTTCCCCCTAAACGCCACCACCGTCAGGGGGAGAATCACTATCGCGGGAACCGCCTCCCGCCTCGGCTCCTCAATTCAGCTAGTCGAGCTCAGGATTGACGACGGTCCCTGGAGACCCGCCACGGGCACTGCTTCCTGGGAGTACATCTGGGACACAACCAGCCTGAAGAACGGGTGGCACAGGATTACCGTCCGGGCATTCGACGGGACGGACCACTCGCCCGAGCTGACGCTCTTCCTCAAGGTTGAGAACCCGGGCGCCGAACCGGGCCGGGGTGAGCTGACCACCGCAGTGGTTGTTGGTATCGTTGCCGCTGGATTGGCCGCCGGAGGTTTCGTCGCTCTCCGGAGCCGTAGAAAAGAGGAGAAAATTGGGGAGCGCTGGACCACCCGGGGAGAGGAGGAGTGA
- a CDS encoding ATP-binding protein yields MAATTARELLASGARPATPFERLRERILGMLDELRARGLSDEEALQSLYPTTILPLETLESLTSALVAGSHVILFGPPGSGKTSLARDVWALFPKKVWAVADCPVQDDPFSLVDEAFSRLAPPCPFCRMKYGGVRHGELRDFKASEVDPAAVPVAEGTLREGHGMARIQGSSEVFPDNLTGSVNLHRLEQLGDPMSPLVLEPGKLLQANRGLLIADEIGKLPVGTQNVLLQALQEGTVSPAKSRETFPAAFVAVCTSNLGDLDNITEPLSDRLANVYVGFNRSHLKNRLIVNMALGARPARVLFPEVFLEAGVYLVEEWRRSAGEIYELSEVGSNRTMIDIALRSEAYAALDIGRDTAPDTSGAGGSGAGARNGGGRGGARNSAWAAAPGRAVSLEHFKRGALDAMLGHIRARGGDSYAQDEKTVQEFLRKEFGVALHRAGLEYWCTFYNEVLKGDKSEAKRVLEECSQALRAGPSGAARLAKFQRFASYALSRERFRGGLGDVETALEAFGLLKELDVFECEEKR; encoded by the coding sequence ATGGCCGCCACAACCGCGCGCGAACTGCTCGCCTCGGGCGCAAGGCCCGCGACGCCTTTCGAGAGGCTCAGGGAAAGAATTTTGGGGATGCTTGATGAACTCCGCGCCCGCGGCCTGAGCGACGAGGAGGCGCTCCAGTCCCTCTACCCGACGACGATTCTCCCGCTCGAGACGCTCGAGAGCCTCACGTCCGCGCTGGTCGCCGGGAGCCACGTGATTCTCTTCGGGCCGCCGGGCTCAGGGAAGACCAGTCTCGCCCGCGACGTCTGGGCCCTCTTCCCAAAGAAGGTCTGGGCCGTCGCCGACTGCCCCGTCCAGGACGACCCCTTCAGCCTTGTCGACGAGGCTTTCTCGCGCCTCGCGCCCCCCTGCCCATTCTGCAGGATGAAGTACGGAGGCGTCAGGCACGGCGAGCTACGCGACTTTAAGGCCTCAGAGGTGGACCCCGCTGCGGTGCCCGTGGCCGAGGGGACGCTCAGGGAGGGGCACGGGATGGCGCGCATACAGGGCTCGTCGGAGGTCTTCCCGGACAACCTGACGGGCTCGGTCAACCTGCACAGGCTCGAGCAGCTCGGCGACCCGATGAGCCCGCTCGTTCTGGAGCCGGGGAAGCTCCTGCAGGCGAACCGCGGGCTCCTCATCGCCGATGAGATCGGCAAGCTCCCCGTCGGGACCCAGAACGTCCTCCTGCAGGCGCTTCAGGAGGGGACGGTGTCGCCCGCGAAGTCCCGCGAGACATTCCCGGCGGCCTTCGTCGCGGTCTGCACATCGAATCTGGGGGATCTGGACAACATCACCGAGCCCCTGAGCGACCGTCTGGCAAACGTCTATGTCGGCTTCAACCGGAGCCACCTGAAGAACAGGCTGATAGTCAATATGGCGCTCGGGGCCAGACCCGCGCGCGTCCTCTTCCCAGAGGTCTTCCTCGAGGCCGGGGTCTATCTCGTCGAGGAATGGCGGAGGAGCGCGGGCGAGATATACGAGCTATCCGAGGTCGGGAGCAACCGCACCATGATCGACATCGCGCTGCGCTCGGAGGCCTACGCGGCCCTCGACATCGGCCGCGACACGGCCCCCGATACTTCTGGGGCCGGGGGGAGCGGAGCTGGCGCCCGCAATGGTGGTGGCAGGGGAGGGGCCCGGAATTCCGCGTGGGCCGCCGCGCCTGGCCGCGCCGTCTCCCTCGAGCACTTCAAGAGGGGCGCGCTCGACGCCATGCTGGGCCACATCCGCGCACGGGGCGGTGACTCCTACGCGCAGGACGAGAAAACGGTACAGGAGTTCCTGAGAAAGGAGTTCGGCGTGGCGCTGCACAGGGCCGGGCTCGAGTACTGGTGCACCTTCTACAATGAAGTTCTGAAGGGGGACAAGAGCGAAGCCAAGAGGGTTCTGGAGGAGTGCTCGCAGGCGCTCAGGGCCGGGCCGTCGGGGGCCGCGAGGCTGGCGAAGTTCCAGCGCTTCGCCTCTTACGCCCTATCGAGGGAGCGCTTTAGGGGAGGGCTAGGGGACGTTGAAACCGCGCTCGAGGCCTTCGGGCTCCTCAAGGAGCTGGACGTCTTCGAGTGCGAGGAGAAGAGGTAG